One window of the Syngnathoides biaculeatus isolate LvHL_M chromosome 11, ASM1980259v1, whole genome shotgun sequence genome contains the following:
- the LOC133508635 gene encoding FERM and PDZ domain-containing protein 3-like, which translates to MAEVQDGHTYAFDSSAMLEESQDGMESGTLSPATARQLTIQRHPTQGFGFIAGSQRPVVVRSVSADGPSFGKLLPGDQILAINEETVSDAPRERVIDLVR; encoded by the exons ATGGCCGAGGTCCAGGATGGACACACATATGCATTTGACAg CTCTGCAATGTTAGAGGAGAGCCAAGATGGTATGGAGAGTGGTACCCTAAGTCCTGCCACAGCTAGACAACTCACCATCCAGAGGCACCCTACACAAGGTTTTGGCTTCATTGCAGGCAGCCAAAGGCCCGTCGTTGTACGCTCCGTCTCTGCTG ACGGACCTTCCTTTGGTAAGCTTCTCCCCGGAGATCAGATCTTGGCCATTAACGAGGAGACGGTGAGCGACGCGCCCCGAGAGAGAGTCATAGACCTTGTAAGGTAG